One Cucumis sativus cultivar 9930 chromosome 1, Cucumber_9930_V3, whole genome shotgun sequence DNA segment encodes these proteins:
- the LOC101211738 gene encoding WD repeat and HMG-box DNA-binding protein 1 produces MKIRSVKLREAHKAASNGKPSFCSVLWDQQAYHIVTASSSESAISIHDSLLPSTTPKIIHQHREGVTALALSPNSTCLASGSMDRSVKLYKFPGGEFETNITRFTLPIRILGFNKSGSLLAAGGDDDGIKLVNTVDGSIARVLKGHKGAVTGLAFDPNSEYLASVDSIGTVIIWELQSGSIIHNLKGIAPNTGSDPSVMNVLGWSPDGETLAVPGLRNDVVMYDRDTAEKLFSLRGDHTQPICFLSWSPNGKYMATSSLDRQILIWDVDQKLDIDRQKFDERICCMAWKPIGNALAVIDVMGKYGVWESVVPSSMKPPTEDIPKLQSRNSNGLLLFDEEDEEPSAHENSSDLGEDSYHESEIPTRKRLRKHSTNDEILDEVDSEDFSLFPKLDSRKTSHRVKRDKLDNVDEGAIGKATYSRVKQQEAFQPGATPLQPGKKRFLCYNMLGSITTFEHDGYSHIEIDFHDTGSGPRVPSMNDHFGFTMAALDENGSVFANPCKGEKNMSTLMYRPFGSWANNSEWSMRFDGEEVKVVAIGSRWVAAFTSLSYLRVFTDGGLQKHILSLDGPVVTASGFKDELAFVTHSSTCLPSNDQVLEFRILNISNGTQLLRGRLPLTPGSYLTWFGFSEEGKLSSYDSKGVLRVFTNQYGGSWVPLFSASKERKSDENYWVAGLNANKLFCVICKNPDSYPQVTPKPVLTLLNLSFPLALSDLGAEALENEFMMNDMYLKQIHGTMEEMALRGLYDTELDDEAFSIEAAQDRCILRLIASCCNGDKLVRATELVKLLSLEKSVKGAIKLVTALKLPNLAERFNAILEERLLNETKGIVETTLSRPNCNGSVLPNAPISPKAKTSEFTLPSTLKAPILSAPLFTKKQKSEGAKFESGKAEDKQTSGVNEISKMHNTNVADATKAAVSLSKVDSNLETNQHFKSSNNQNVKPGGVNQVTSNRPVNPFLKSSIK; encoded by the exons ATGAAAATCCGGTCGGTGAAGCTCCGGGAAGCCCACAAAGCCGCCAGCAATGGCAAACCTTCCTTCTGCTCTGTCCTCTGGGATCAACAAGCCTACCATATCGTCActgcttcttcttctgaaTCCGCCATATCCATCCATgattctcttcttccttccaCTACTCCCAAAATCATTCATCAACATCGTGAAGGGGTCACCGCGCTGGCTCTTAGCCCTAATTCTACTTGTCTCGCTTCTGGATCCATGGATCGATCTGTCAAACTCTACAAGTTTCCCG GTGGAGAATTTGAGACAAATATTACAAGGTTTACTCTGCCAATACGCATCCTTGGGTTTAATAAGTCTGGAAGCCTCCTGGCAGCTGGTGGAGATGATGATGGTATTAAGCTAGTTAATACAGTCGATGGTTCAATTGCGAGAGTTTTGAAAGGACATAAAGGAGCCGTTACTGGACTGGCGTTTGACCCTAATAGTGAATATTTGGCGTCGGTGGATTCGATTGGAACTGTAATTATATGGGAACTTCAATCTGGAAGTATAATACATAACCTCAAAGGCATAGCTCCAAACACAGGTTCGGATCCTTCCGTTATGAATGTTTTAGGCTGGAGCCCTGACGGAGAGACGTTAGCAGTCCCTGGTTTAAGAAATGATGTTGTGATGTATGATAGAGATACTGCTGAAAAGCTGTTTTCATTGAGGGGAGATCACACTCAGCCGATTTGTTTCTTATCATGGTCACCAAATGGCAAATACATGGCTACTTCTTCATTGGATAGGCAAATTCTGATATGGGATGTTGATCAGAAGTTGGATATTGATAGacaaaaatttgatgaaagaatATGTTGCATGGCTTGGAAGCCAATTGGCAACGCCTTGGCTGTTATTGATGTCATGGGTAAGTATGGGGTCTGGGAATCAGTTGTTCCATCTTCTATGAAACCTCCAACTGAAGATATTCCAAAATTGCAATCAAGGAATAGCAACGGCCTCCTCTTGTTTGATGAAGAGGATGAGGAGCCTAGTGCGCATGAGAATTCTAGTGACCTTGGAGAAGATAGCTATCATGAATCTGAAATTCCGACTCGAAAAAGGTTGCGCAAACATTCAACAAATGACGAAATCTTGGATGAGGTCGATAGCGAAGATTTTAGCTTGTTCCCAAAGTTGGACTCTCGTAAAACATCACATCGAGTTAAAAGGGATAAGCTAGATAATGTCGATGAAGGAGCTATAGGCAAAGCAACGTATAGTAGAGTGAAACAACAAGAAGCATTTCAACCCGGAGCAACTCCTTTGCAGCCAGGAAAAAAACGCTTTCTGTGTTACAATATGCTTGGAAGTATAACAACTTTTGAACATGATGGGTACTCCCACATAGAG ATAGATTTTCATGACACTGGAAGCGGCCCACGAGTTCCTTCAATGAATGACCATTTTGGTTTTACAATGGCTGCACTGGATGAAAATGGCAGTGTCTTTGCAAACCCTTGTAAGGGCGAGAAGAATATGAGCACTCTAATGTATCGCCCGTTTGGTAGCTGGGCAAATAACAGTGAG TGGTCTATGAGATTCGATGGAGAAGAAGTTAAGGTTGTTGCAATTGGTAGCAGATGGGTGGCTGCATTTACTAGTCTTAGTTATCTTCGCGTCTTCACAGATGGTGGTTTACAG AAACATATTCTTTCCCTTGATGGGCCAGTGGTGACTGCGTCTGGCTTCAAGGATGAACTTGCATTTGTGACGCATTCTTCAACATGTCTTCCCTCAAATGACCAG GTTCTAGAGTTCAGAATATTAAACATTTCTAATGGAACACAGCTCTTAAGAGGACGTTTGCCATTAACTCCAGGCTCATATCTCACATGGTTCGGATTTAGTGAAGAAGGAAAATTGAGTTCATATGATTCCAAG GGTGTACTCAGAGTGTTTACGAATCAATATGGTGGCAGTTGGGTACCATTATTCAG TGCCAGCAAAGAGAGAAAGTCGGATGAAAACTATTGGGTGGCTGGGTTGAACGCTAACAAGTTGTTCTGTGTGATCTGCAAAAATCCCGACTCATACCCACAG GTGACACCTAAACCTGTTCTTACTCTGCTGAACCTTTCATTTCCTCTCGCTCTCTCTGACCTGGGCGCAGAAGCACTTGAGAATGAGTTTATGATGAATGATATGTATCTCAAACAG ATCCATGGCACAATGGAAGAAATGGCATTACGTGGATTGTACGACACTGAACTGGATGATGAGGCATTCAGTATTGAAGCTGCTCAAGACAGATGCATCTTAAGGCTCATTGCTTCCTGCTGCAACG GTGATAAACTTGTCAGGGCTACCGAACTCGTAAAACTTTTGTCACTGGAGAAATCAGTTAAGGGTGCAATCAAGCTAGTTACTGCTTTGAAACTTCCAAACTTAGCTGAACGTTTCAATGCAATACTTGAG GAAAGGTTGCTTAATGAAACTAAAGGGATTGTAGAAACCACCCTTTCAAGACCTAATTGCAATGGATCTGTCTTACCTAATGCTCCAATTTCACCTAAAGCCAAAACTTCAGAATTTACTCTCCCATCCACACTCAAAGCTCCAATACTCTCTGCACCTTTGtttacaaagaaacaaaagtcTGAAGGAGCAAAGTTCGAGTCTGGAAAAGCCGAAGATAAGCAAACTTCAGGGGTAAATGAGATATCAAAAATGCACAACACAAATGTAGCAGATGCCACAAAAGCAGCAGTGTCATTGAGTAAGGTAGACTCCAACCTTGAAACCAATCAACATTTCAAGTCATCTAATAATCAGAATGTGAAGCCAGGAGGTGTAAATCAAGTTACTTCTAATCGTCCCGTAAATCCGTTCTTGAAGTCATCAATCAAGTAa